In the genome of Treponema pedis, one region contains:
- the rpsD gene encoding 30S ribosomal protein S4, with protein MATRQPKGKTVRRLGLNIYGNPKYDKLLDRKPNSPGKERGARKRGKMSVYGEQLQEKQKFRFAYGISERQFRNLFKKASRMPGVTGDNMISLMEQRLDNTIYRMGFAISRAQARQMVSHAYFFINGKPVNIPSMCISVNDVITTKTKKGIESLIRHNLSTSRAVKGAWLTIDDEKLSAKVNILPAAGDIQPVGNIQNVVEYYSRNA; from the coding sequence ATGGCGACTAGACAGCCTAAGGGAAAAACAGTCAGACGACTCGGTTTAAACATTTACGGGAATCCTAAGTATGATAAGCTTTTGGACAGAAAGCCTAACAGTCCCGGAAAAGAACGCGGCGCAAGAAAACGGGGTAAGATGTCTGTTTACGGCGAACAATTACAGGAAAAGCAAAAATTCAGGTTTGCTTACGGCATTTCCGAACGCCAGTTTAGAAATTTATTTAAAAAGGCAAGCAGAATGCCGGGTGTTACAGGCGATAACATGATTTCTTTAATGGAACAGCGTTTAGACAATACAATTTATCGAATGGGCTTTGCAATCAGCCGCGCTCAGGCAAGGCAGATGGTTTCGCACGCATATTTTTTTATAAACGGAAAGCCCGTAAATATTCCCTCGATGTGTATAAGTGTAAATGATGTAATCACGACAAAAACAAAAAAAGGTATCGAATCCCTTATCCGTCATAATCTAAGTACGTCAAGAGCCGTTAAAGGAGCTTGGCTTACGATTGACGATGAAAAACTGTCGGCAAAGGTAAATATTTTACCTGCCGCGGGAGATATTCAGCCTGTCGGAAATATTCAAAACGTAGTAGAATACTATTCGAGAAACGCATAA
- a CDS encoding co-chaperone GroES: MKVKPLGERVLVKPDAVETKTAGGIIIPDTAQEKTQQGVVIAIGDDKEKIKVAVGQKVIHDKYAGTQIKIDGTDHLILKASDLVAIIE; the protein is encoded by the coding sequence ATGAAAGTTAAACCGTTAGGAGAAAGAGTTTTGGTAAAACCCGATGCAGTTGAAACAAAAACTGCCGGAGGAATTATTATCCCCGATACCGCACAAGAAAAAACGCAACAAGGTGTTGTAATTGCAATCGGCGATGATAAAGAAAAAATTAAAGTTGCCGTAGGGCAAAAAGTTATTCACGACAAATATGCCGGAACTCAAATCAAAATCGACGGTACCGATCATTTGATTTTAAAAGCAAGTGATTTAGTCGCAATTATCGAATAA
- a CDS encoding sigma-70 family RNA polymerase sigma factor has translation MYNNRKNRDAEANTLATYLKEINKIPLLTPEEETAYAELAEKGDEYAKSMLINANLRFVVNVAKKYQNQGLPLMDLISEGNIGLMNAADRFDASKGYKFISYAVWWIKQSILKAICEKSRMIRLPLNRANELVQIEKAKKEIEFTGNESRELSEIAGLLNMNNDMVNTIVNAAREPISIDAPVFDEPGSASINDFLQDETHQMPESYAMDMCLREEVDKLLMNLNEREAEIIKYRFGLNGYEQLSLKEVGRIFNLTKERIRQIEKKAIQTLRVPAEAQKLSAYVA, from the coding sequence ATGTACAATAACAGAAAAAACCGTGATGCCGAAGCAAACACTTTGGCTACTTATTTAAAAGAAATAAATAAAATACCGCTTTTAACTCCCGAAGAAGAAACGGCCTATGCCGAACTTGCGGAAAAAGGCGATGAATATGCTAAAAGTATGCTTATAAATGCAAATTTACGCTTTGTTGTAAATGTTGCGAAAAAATACCAAAATCAGGGGCTCCCTCTTATGGATTTAATAAGCGAGGGCAATATAGGCCTTATGAATGCCGCCGACAGGTTTGACGCTTCAAAAGGATATAAATTTATTTCCTATGCTGTTTGGTGGATTAAACAATCGATTTTAAAGGCTATTTGCGAAAAATCGAGAATGATTAGACTGCCTCTTAACCGGGCCAACGAGCTGGTTCAAATTGAAAAAGCGAAAAAAGAAATTGAATTTACCGGCAACGAGAGTCGTGAATTGTCGGAAATTGCCGGTCTTTTAAATATGAACAATGATATGGTTAATACAATAGTAAATGCCGCACGAGAACCTATTTCAATAGATGCTCCGGTTTTTGATGAGCCCGGAAGTGCCAGCATAAATGATTTTTTACAGGACGAAACTCATCAAATGCCCGAGTCTTATGCTATGGATATGTGCTTGCGTGAAGAGGTTGATAAACTTTTAATGAATCTGAATGAAAGAGAAGCTGAAATTATTAAATATCGCTTCGGTTTGAACGGATATGAACAGCTTTCTTTAAAAGAAGTAGGCAGAATTTTTAATCTTACAAAAGAAAGAATAAGACAAATTGAAAAAAAAGCCATACAAACACTGCGTGTTCCGGCTGAAGCTCAAAAACTTTCGGCTTATGTCGCATAA